One Klebsiella electrica genomic window, GGCGCCGTGTTTGCCTGTAAAACGGTGTCGTTCATTGGATGAATTTCCCAGGAATAATATGTGAAAGGGGGATGTTTACCAGATGCGAGCGGTTTTCCGCGTCGTTCCTCATTGCCTGTTTATCTCCTTATGTGGAGTGCAGTATCATCCCGAGATAAGTGATAAAACAGACCTGAAAACGGAGAGCCGTTTTCCATAATCGGAAAATAGATGAAAACAGATTTTAACTGGGACGATACGCGGGTTTTTCTGGCTGTCGCCCGAGCGGGCACCCTTAGCGGCGCTGCAAATGCCCTGGATATGGGCATCGCGACCCTCTCAAGAAGGCTGGACAGGCTTGAAAAGTCGCTGGCCGTCCCTCTGTTCAGCAGACACCAGAGCGGCTACCGACTCACGGATGATGGCGAGGCGCTTCTGGAACGTGCCGAGGCGCTTGAACATGCCGGACTCGCGTTCGGCGAGATGGCCAGGCTGCAAGGGAACGTTGCCGGGCTTACCCGACTGGCTACATCGGATAACCTGGCGGCGTATTTTATTCTTCCTTCACTCAACGCGTTGATGGAAAAATATCCCGACCTGCGGGTCGAGGTGATAAGCGGTGTGCAATCCGTCAATCTGCATCGGCGGGATGCTGATTTAGCAATACGGATGGTCAAACCAGACAGCGGAAACCTGACGCTAAAGCGTCTCGGTATCGTGGGATTTGGCTTATACGCCGCCGATGCCTGTTTAAATGGCGCCACTGGCGTAGCGTCAGGTCACGCTCAGTATGTGGGCTGGCCGGAATCGCATCAACACCTGCCCGCTGCGCGATGGGTCACGCAGACGCTTCGCGGCAGTCCATGCAGAGTGGAAGCGAACACGCTGGCAGCGCAGTTATCGGCAGTTTCAGCAGGCCTGGGGTTGGGGGTGCTGCCACACTTTATGGCGCGGAAAAACGGTCTGCATTGTGTGAATTCGGATCTCGGCGTCGATCAAACCTTATGGCTGGTGATGCATTCAGATTTAGCCAATTCGCGGCGCGTCAGAGTGGTCGCCGATCATTTAATTACCCTGTTCGATGGGATAAAAGATCAGCTAATGTTGCCATAACCGTTTAATTAATTGCTACTTACAACTTACACCATGGCCGGTGACTGAAAACGGTGTTCCCGGTCAGGCCAGGGTGAAGTCTGTTCTCGGTTAAACCCCTTACCTGAATCGCAGGTGTGTTACATCGCCTGGACGAGGGCTCTTATCTTTTCCGCCTTTTCAAAGTGGTCCAGTTTCATCTCGATAATCCACCAATGCGCAACTTCCATAAGCAATTCAGGATCGTCATTTTTATTGGCAAAAAAAGCATAGAACGAAAGTCCTGCATTGCTTCCCCTAGAGGCAATTTTTGAATCGCAGACCCTGATGATTTTTTCCTTCATTCCTTGTCGCACTGCCTCTCCCTCTCTATTTTCAGGTTCTAGGCCTTAAAAGATAATATCATTTCGCGCTGGGTTAAAAATTTAACCCTGGTGGTTATGATCTCTGAGAAAAACGGTGAAGACGTCCTTAGGCGGGGTTATACCACATTCTGAAAGCAGCCAACCCACCGCGCCTGTCATCAGGAACATCAGATAACACCGCCGTGTTATTCGCCGCCTGGAAAAGCTGATAGCCCGCTGCCCGACGGGAGGAGTGTCGTCGCCCCACCTTTCACGCCAGCGCATCCAACGGATAATCACCAGACTGCGGCGACTCAGGCGCGATGCGATAAATGTGCGAACGACCGGGCGGAATCCGATATTCGTGTACACTGTCTGGCGCAGGGCGGCGTGAACCGCATCACGCCCTGAACAACTAAACGCCAGAAACTGCGTAAGCGCGGTTGCGCGCGAATGTAAGACACCCCGACACATGGTCATCAGGATAAGGGAGGCGCAACAGATATGACCCGAACACAAAGGCTTCTTGAATTACTCCAGATATTACGGGCTCACCGCTATCCGGTCACTGCACTGACGCTTTCCGCAAACTTAAAGATAAGCGTGCGCACCGTTTACAGGGATATAAAAACGCTCCAGCACCAGGGAGTATGTATTGAGGGGAGTGCCGGGATTGGATATATTATTAATTCTGATTATCATTTACCGCCACTGGTATTCACCGTGCAGGAGCTGAATGCTCTGACGCTGGGTCTTAACTGGGTGTGTCACAACACGGACGCGGACTTTAAAAAAAATGCAAAAAAAGCCATTGCCAAAATACGCGCAGTTATTCCTGATAGATTGCAGGAACACATTGAATATCAGTCATATCTGACAGGTCCGACTGAAAGAGAATGTTACGGCTTTGGTGATATACACCACGCAATTAATGAAAGAAAAAAAATCACTATAACCTACTCCGATAAAAATAATACCGTATCATCCCGTGTAATCTGGCCAGTCGCGCTGGTATATATGGAGTCCTGCTGGTTACTTGCAGGATGGTGCGAGATGAGAAACGATTTTCGTCATTTCAGAACCGACAGAATAAAGAAAATCACTGTACTGAGCACCACTTACCCGGAGAGCAGAGCCATCTTGTTGAAAAGATGGCGAGATGCGGAAGGTATCAGCCTGGACAGTGAGTACTGACAAAAATTGTCGCAACGATCGTGTACGCTTCTGTAGAAAAGACACCAGGATGATGACAGGAGAGCGTATGAACTTTCATAACAAAGTTGCATTAATCACGGGAAGTACCACGGGTATTGGCGAAGAGGTCGCAGGACAATTACACCGATATGGCGCCAGAGTCATCATTGTATCCCGGTCATTACATGAGGCCAGACAAAAAGCCAGATCGTTATCACCCGATGAAAAAACAGCGATCGGCATAGAATGTGATGTTGCAGACCCTGAACAAGTCAGCAGCATGATTAATCATGCCGTAGATCATTTCGGCAGACTTGATTATGCCGTAAATAATGCAGGCACCACCGGTGAACATAATAAAACAATAACAGAGCAGACAGTAGACAACTGGAATAACGTCATATCAAACACACTGAGTAGCGTCTTTTACTGTATGAAATACGAAATACCAGAAATATTAAAATCAGGAGGCGGTTCAATAGTGAATTTGTCGGCAGTAAATGGGTTAGCAGGTATCCCCGGTCTGGCCCCTTACACGACGGCAAAGCATGGCATAATTGGTTTAACCAGAAGCGCGGCGCTGGAATTTGCCTGTCAAGGTGTGCGGGTTAACGCGGTTGCGCCGGGTTATGTCAGTACGCCGCGAATCAATGAACTTCCCGAAAATATTATCAGTGCGTTTGCAAACAGCCATCCCATGAAAAGAATGGCCACCATGACCGAAGTGGCTGATTTTATCCTGTTTTTATTGTCAGAAAAATCAGGGTTCTGTACCGGCGGTGTTTATCCTGTTGATGGCGGATATCTGGCTGAGTAACGAGCGCGTCGGAGATAACATTTGCCTGGCGTTGGATATGTTCCGCTCTCCAGGCCGCCCCAGACACTCTGGCGTAACGTTTGCTCTGCGCATGTCGTATTTTTGAGCGTTGCTCCCGCGGGATCAGGTCGGCGCTCATCCATATTCAGGCAATCTGCGAGCAGCTTGCCACACCATATTTATCGCTGCCTGAGTCACACAAACCGGTCTTCGGCGATGTCCGTCGGCAGGACGGTTAAAACGTTTAAGGCATAATGGAAACGCTGGCGGATAATCCCGCCACCAGTTCAATCCCTTGCGGTATCTTATCTAACTGGATACGGACAGGGACTCGCTGCGCAAGTCGCACCCAACTGAAGGTGGGATTGACATCCGGCAGCCCGAGCCCACCCGTCTGATCATTGCTATCATCGATCCCCCGGCCGATACTCTCCACATGCCCCGTGATGAGCGGGTCAAACCCCATCAGCGAAATTTGTGCGGCGTTCCCGATACGAATATGACGCAGTTTGGTCTCCTCAAAATAGCCCACCACCCAGAAACTGTGCGCATCGACAACGGCGACCCTGGTCTCTCCCGCAGTGGCGTAGTCGCCTGGACGCAGCCGAAGATGCGTGACGTAGCCAGCAACCGGTGCGCGCACGGTAGCATGAGATAAATTAAGCTGCGCCAGTTCCAGCGCAGCCAGCGCCCCCTGATAATTGGCCGCCGCAACGCGCGCTGCGCTGCCCGTTTGCTGGATGTCCTCGCCGGAAATGGCCCCTTTGATGAGCGCGCGTCGCCTGGCCGCATCCTGGCGCATCAGCATCTCATGACGTTTTGCTTCAACGTCGGCCTGCGCGCTGAGCACCGCCAGCTTCAGCCAGCGCGGGTCGATAGCATAAAGTACATCGCCCTGGTTAACCCATTGATTATCGCGGACCGCCACGCGGCTCACCGGCCCGGAAACATCCGGCGCAATCTGCACCACATCGGCCCTGACCCTTCCATCGCGCGTCCAGGGCGTCTGCGCATACTGTTTCCAGAAAATAAACGCCACGAAAATCGCCACCGCCACAGCGATTAACGTCAGCGCGTAACGACCCAGTAAAAAGAGTAAAGATTTCATGCGAATAACCCCAGAGTGGTCAGGCCCTGCAAAAGCAGGAAAAAGGTCACGATATAGGTTGAGACATCAAGCAACGGGCGCAAAGGCAAACGCCGGTAAAGCCTGCTGCAAGAAAAAAGCGGCACGAGTAACAGCGTACAGACCACAGCAAGGAACGCGGTCAGTAGCAATCCGGGGATAAAAACACCCCCGATATTGATGTCATTTATCATGGCTGGGCTCCTTGTTCTGCGTCCGTAATGCGCAGTGCAGATCCACCAGTCTGTCGACAAACTGGCATGATTGTTCATCTGTCGCGGGCAGGCAGAGGACGGCCATTGCGGCAATACGCTCGCGTAAGGCGTCGGTGTGCGTTGTGCGGGTAAAATGAGAAAGCAACTCGTTGATATCGCTGCCTGCGGGCGTATCGCAACGGCGCAGGCGCATCACACAGAGGCCAATACGCAGAAAATGGACCAGGCGTGCAAGCGTGGCAGCAACAGAGCGGCCCGATCGATCATCAGATTGGTCCAGTGCGTTTCATCACCTTTAAACACACCGTTCACGCTGCGGCGAATATCGCGTTGGCAAAGTTTTAGCAGACGGTTTATCGCCGCGTCCGCCTGTACGGTTTGCAGCAGACTCATGCCGATAACCGCAAAGCCGGTCGCAAAAAACAGCGCGATAGCGGTGTTGGCCGCAGCGGCGAAGTCGCCGATGTAGTGTGCCCCCAGCTCGCATAGCACAGGCAGCGTCAGGGTGATGCCCATCGCCATAAAGGTCGTGGGCGGTCGCGCCTGCAGCGATCCGGCAAGCAGATAGACTGGGGCAAGCACCGCCACCAGCACCGGAAAATCGCTGAGCGGGGGAAGCAGAGCGAAGCTATAGATAAGGCTTATCAACACGCCCCAGACGGAGCCGATAATGTATTTGACAAGATGCGGGGCCGGCGTATCGAAACTGCCAAACAGCGTGCAGCAAACCCCAAGAATCGACACCGCCGTGCCGCCATCGGGCCAGGCGGAGTAAATCCAGAGCAGACAGCCGCCCAGGATGATGACAAAAGCGCCCAGCGCCGTTCGGGCGGCACTCCGGGGATCGCGATGGAAAACATACCCTTTCACTGCATGATCTTCCGCCGGCATTGGCGAAGTTTTGCCGTGATGGATGGCATCCGAAAGGCGCTCACACTGTTGCAGGAGGGTAAGCAACTCAGCGACGTAGCGTAAGAAATTCACCCGCAGCGCATCCTCGAACGTCAGCGCCTGCGCAGCGTGCCGCTGTGCTAACTGCGCGCTGCGTTGTTGTAGCGTCGCTGCTGCGTTTTTGCGTTTCCCGGTATCGTCACAGCTCAGCCAGGCCTGAACGTCATCCAGCAGCCTCTGCATATCGGCGGGCATCTTCGCGATCGCCTGTAAACGATCGCGTAATTCACCGTTGACAATAACTAACCGCGCCAGCCTGTCATGGAGCGCTTTCCTGGCCTGACGGACCGGCACCGAAAGGGCAAAATCATACGGGATGTGGTGGCTGATGCCCTGCAGGAACTGTAGCGCCAGCGCCAGATGCAGAGGCTCTGACTGCGCGTCGGACCTGCCTGCCAGGGTGTCGGCAATCCGCTGACGCGCGGCCTGCAGCGTCTGCGCTAATTTGCTGTTGAACAGCCCGGATATCCGGACAGGCAGAATGTATCGGTGAATCAGCGCGGCGCAGACGATGCCTATCGTTATCTCCTGTACCCGAATGATGGCAATGTTAAACACCGTGCCAGGGTCTGAGACGGCGGGAAAACCAATCAGACTTGCGGTGTAACCGGCCAGTACAAAGGCATAGGCGCGGGGCGTGCGTTCAAGCAGGGATAAACAGAGGCAGAAGGAGATCCAGCCTGCCAGAATCACGCTACATAAAATCGGCGTATTCACAAACATGGGCACAATCAACACCGTGGCCCCCGCGCCGGCCACGGTCCCTGCCAGGCGATACAGGCACCTGCTCAAAGACGCGCCCACCGACGTTTGCGAAACGATATAGACGGTGATGATGGCCCATGAAGGCCGTTCAAGGCCAATCGCCAGGGCAATGTAATACGCGAGCATCGCTGCGACAAAACTCCTGACGGAATAGAGTAGCGCATGGGCGTCGCTCAGTAGCGCGGGAGAGGCCATGCGGCCTGACCAACGGCTTATCGCCTGCAAAACGCGGCGGTGATGGGGAGTTAATTTGCTCATGCCGGGAATTATTCCCGCTTTGCGCTTGTCCTTAAATACTCTATTCTGTCAAAAAATACCTAAATGTTGCCAATAAGATGTCATCCAGACTTGCCCATACCCTGTTTGATCCCGATAGCACGCCGGGCCCGGCCGTCGCGCGGCATATTGATTTCGTTGATTATGCAGCAGAAGTGCCGGTGCATACGCACCGCAAGGGACAACTGATCGTGGCCCGCTATGGGGCGGTGATTTGTCGCGCGGAAAACGATATCTGGATAGTACCGCCAGATTGCGCGGTGTGGATCCCCGGCGGGATCCCCCATAGCGCCAAAGCGACCTGGAATGCGCATCTCAACTATTTGTTTATTGAACCCGGCGCCGCCGCACTGCCGGAGAAATGCTGCACGCTGGCGATTTCTCCGCTGATTAAAGAGTTAGTTGATCGCTTGACGCATGAGGACGTTGATTACCCGGCGCAGAGCCATGTCGGCAGGCTGACCAGAGTGACGCTCGATGAACTGGCCACCATGCCGCAGCAGAAATTGAGTCTGCCGGTTTCGGCGCACCCGAAGATCCGCGCCATGGCTGATGCGCTGGTTAGCCACCCGGAGGATCGAAGCACGTTTAAAGTCTGGGCGAAACGGCTGGCGCTCAGCGAGCGTTCATTAGCACGCCTGATGCTGCGCGAAACCGGGCTGACCTTCGGACGATGGCGTCAGCAACTGCATTTGATTATTGCCCTTCGGGAGCTGGCAAGCGGGGTATCGGTGCAAAACGTCGCGGCTAATCTGGGGTATGAGTCGGTAAACGCTTTTATCACCATGTTCAGAAAAACAATGGGCAGCACGCCCGCGCACTATTTTGCCGGTCGAAGAGCGACAGATCCCTGAGTGAGGCACAGGCTGGATACCGAGTAAGGCGCTTAATGCCCGCTTGTGGCCCCCGGGGGATATTCAGCATTGCTCCTGACGAGGCGTAATGACTGTCAAGGCGGTGCCCTCTTCCGTTCCTCTGCATATGATGAGTAATGTACATTCCGCGGGGGCGACGATAAATGTGGCCGAATTCCAGACAGGCATCCGCAACCACCGGATCATAAAGAACAGGGATAAAGCGCTTCGGATCCAACATAATCGTTTTATAAAACACCACCTCATCTGGTGGACGGGTATGTTCTGGCGGTGGTGATAAGGCGAAGAAAAAGAGAGCTGGCGGTGTAAATTTACCCGGCAAAGCAAGCTCCACCGACTCCAGAAGAAATGAAAGCGGGTTACTGCTAAACGGGACATATTAAAAAAATTGCGGCGCACTTCGCAACGTAGCCCGACGACGCTGTCGGGGGCGGGATGGGCATCCGGGGGAGTTTACGCCTGATCCATCTGCTGTATTCATAACACCATCAGGCAGATCTGAGACTCACGTGGCAGATCAACCCGTACTGGCTGGCGTCGGGATGCGAACAGTCTGCTTTTGATGAATTAATTTTCGATGGTAAAGTAAGACTGTTTTTTTGGATGCATTTTTATAGTTAAACCTTCGGTTTTGAATGCATTGAATAATATGTCCGCATCACCCGTTGACAGGATATCCATTGATTTAGTCAGATCGCCAGCATCTGAAAAACACTCAACCAAATCAATTCCCAGGATAAAAATAGCCGGCGCTTCAGTATTGATGTCCACATGCTTAACAGCTGTCCAGCTTCGTTGTTTCAGAGTGATATCTGACCACCCCTGACATTTAAGTATCCGGATAACTCGTGTCAATCGTGAGAGTGGAGAATCCTCCTGTGGCCTGATAATACTGGTTTTCCACAGCGTATCTAAACGTTGACCTAGCTTCGCTGATGGCCCCAGATCTCTGCTAAGTTGTATAAGGTAGTCAATGTCTTTTGCAACAGTCTGAGGGAAACGTCTTTGTTTTTTAGCGGTAACAAGCCAGTTTTGCAGAAAAATATGCTCCATTAGTGGTGAGGGAGTTTTTCCATCAATACGCGACAGATGCAGCGCTATAAGCGCACACCATAAAAAATGCTCTGTATCAGCCATTTTTTGTTGATGATTTATGTCAGGCCTGGAATTATTCATAACATCTCCAGTGATTAGTCATTGAATTTATCTGATAACCCCTGTTAACAGTATAATTTTTATACCATTATCTGAAAATTAAAATATTGGCTCAGGATACATTTAATTATACCCGGCACATCTGTCATGACTTCTCTTTGGCATGATGTTTATTATGCACCAGATGCGATGTATAGCTCACAACAACCATCACGATGATGGTACTTCCCAGACAGGAAACAAAAATCAGACCAAACTGCGCTCGCAGTAAACCCGTATACTGTATAACGCCTGCGCCAATCGGAACAAATAACAATGCCATATAACGAACAAGAAGAGTACATCCCGGATTAACCCACCTTTCAGGGATTATCTGAAATGAAAGAAGAACGAACAAAATAATCAACCCCAGAATACTTCCTGGAATAGCCACTGGTAATATCGGGGCTATAAATAAACCCAGATAGAGACAAACATAAATTATGACGAATGCACGTATATATTTCATAATGATAGCAGGCATGACATATCCCTCACCGGCTCGAAGTAACCAGATTACATTTAAAACACACCTTCACCCCCCCAATAATAAACCTACCAGTAATGATTAAAAACAAAAAGATATTCCATATATCCACAGCCAATTATACTTAATGAGTATAAAATGCATTTTCTTACAACCATCCAGGTAGGCATGATTAAATACCCTGTTATATTTAATAGTATCAACATCAATAATAATATTGGGTGCCGACCTGACGCAAACAGTCTGCCATAGATTTTCTTCTCTCTTTACGCCAGGCACCGGGCGATAGCCCAAAGGTACGAGAAAATACGCGGGTAAACGTTTGCTGAGAATCATACCCACAAGTCAGGGCAACTTCGTAGATACAGGCATCAGTGTGGGTTAACTGAAGAACCGCAAGCTCCATTTTCCTTCTTCTGATATAACTTGCCAGGTTTTCTCCCTTGTAATGTAAAAATAACCGCTGGATATGCCATTTTGAATAGCCTGAATGAATTGAAATTTCTTCAATAGATAGCTTTCGATGTAAATTCTCATTAATCCATTCCACAATAGTGTCGATAACCGAAGCTGAAATATGCATAAATAATAACCTCCAGATTATCTATTCAGCAGCCAGGGTACGAGAAGCATGACTATTTTGAAAACATACGGCGCCAGAACTGCGGTTATGATTCCGCATAGCACCAGGGCCACGGAACTAAATGCGGCTTCTTCCGCGTCAATTTCAGCACAGCGGGAAGTGCCCAACGCATGACTTGCAGAGCCCATTGAAAGTCCCCGTGCGATCTTGTGATTGATATGCACAATGTTCAGATACACATGACCAAGCACGGCCCCCAAAATACCAACCAGAATAACGCATACTGCAGTGATAGCAGGGATACCTCCAATCGCGCTACTTGCCGCCATTGCAATGGGTGTTGTCACTGATTTAGGCAGGATGGTCGCGGCCATTTGAGGCGTCGCGCCCATTTCTAAGGCGATAATGCTGCCTGAAAACATTGCTGTAAGGCTACCTATCGTGCAGATGATGATCAACGATTTCCATTTCGCACGGAGCTGAACCAGTTGCTCATAAAGAGGAAAAGCCAGTGCCACAACGGCTGGTTGCAACAGAGCGTTGAGTGAAGAAGAACCCTGGAAATAGCTCGCATAAGGAATGTGTCCAAATGCCAGGATAGCAATGATGATAATCAGCGTAATGAGAAGTGGATTGAACAAAGGGTTTTTTATTTTATTCATTGCCAGCCAGCGAGCTGAAAAGAACAGACATAAAGTTAACGGTAGAGACCAGCAGATATTAAAAATCATTTACTTTTCACCTCACATCTGACGCCAACAGATTCTCACCATCGTGACTATCATGGTCATTGCTGAATACATGACTCGACTTAAAACGGGTTCGGTTAAACTCAGATACCCCATGGAATATAAGAGTCGTCCTCAGTGTTCGCAGGACGCTTCACCGTTAGTGAGAAGATGATAGAGATAATGGCTAAAATGAAGATGACCCAGAAAGTTGACTGGAAGCCACCGAAGACCGAAGCAATCACAGACCCCAGGAAAGATCCGATCCCAAAACCCAGATAAATGACGCCATAATTCTTAGTGACATTATTCAGACCAAAGAACTCAGCCACCAGGGATGGAAAAGTAGTAAGGTGACCACCAAAATTAAACGCGACACACCCCAGAGCAAAGAAGAAACTATACTCATTCAGATGGAAGAAATTAAGCAGAACCATACCCATCAGGAGGATTATCTGACCAAAGGTGACAATTCGGATGATGCGTATGCTATCGGACATTATGCCCATCACCAGACGACCGACTAAGTTGGCGACAGCAACAACAGTTACCGCATTTGCAGCCGTCACGCCATCGAGATGGGCGATGATTTGCGCAATATCTTTTGCTACACCAATAATGTACAACCCTCCCATCATTGCGGTTCCGAACATTAGACATAACATCCAGAATTGCGCCGTACAAACAGCTTCACGCAGAGTATATTCTTTCTGGACCGCACCACTGGCAACTTTCACATTTTGATATGGCGCATCTGTCATTAATATCCCGCCAATGATGCAAATCACCGCAGCAATAACTCCCCAGTACAGTAATGCGGTATGTAATGCGTTATTGGCAAGCAGATCCATATTAATGAATTTGAAGGCTAACGACCCCAGCCCATAACAACCGATAGATAAAGCGGAAATGAGTCCTTTACGTTCCGGGAACCAGCGAATACAGTTGGTCAGCGTAAGTAAGTAGCCAATACCGTCAGCCAGTCCTACCAGGACACCGCCAAAAATCCACAGCATTGTCAGATTATGAGCGATCCCCGTCAGCCCTAAACCCAGTAACAGTGCGATACCAGAAAATATGGTAAGCACTTTAACGCCAAATTTATCCTGTAGCCTCCCCGCAAAACTGGATGCAAAAGCCAGACAGAGACACAGGATACCAAAGGTGAAAGCAACGTTTGGAACCGTAGTGTGGAACTGTGTTGCAAAATGACTATTAAACAAACTCCAGGTATATACCGAGCCCAACGCGAACTGGGCCAGAAGAGTGCCTGTGAAAGTCAGCCAGCGAGTAACAGGTTGAGATGCTTGCCGTAAATCTTGTTTATGGGTCATAATGATACCTGTCAATGGATTTTTATTGGCAAATGATTATTTCTTAATTCCTGTATCATTCAGATTATCCCTGGTGCAGGATGATTACTGAACGGATCAGCTCCGTGTATTAAGACGATATTGACGTGGAGTTAAATGATAATGCTGTCGAAATGACCGACAGAAGGTTGACTGCTGTCTGTAACCGAGATACATTGCGATCTCTGTGATTGAACTGTTTGTTTCTTTCAGTAAATCCCTGGCAATAACCATTTTACGCTTTCTTATATATACACCTGGAGACATACCAGTCACTCCTTTGAAACTTTTTTGAAAGTGCCATTGGGAGTATCCTGTTTTTTCTTCCAGGACCCGAAGTGTTAACTCCTCTGTTAAATTAAATTCTATCCACTCCAGTATATCCTGAATGGTTAAACGCATAAGACAGGAAGAGGATTTATCTTTCATTTAAATGCCTTAATTAATATACATTTTTCATTAGCCAAGGCTGGCGGATTAAAAACAACAGGGCAATCATACTCTAATCCATGTATTCTAAAAGTGAATATTTAGAATACATAACATTCCATTATGGAATGTTATGTAACGGTTGCATATCCGGGGGCGAAGGAGGATATCTGGCGGAAAACAGCGACTTCTCATGTGCGGATCGGCCATGCTCAGGCAATGTGGAATGGCTGACGGATAATGATACGGCTTACAGAGCCCATGAATATAGCAAACGTTCGGGAAGACGATAAACGGGATGACAGCAGCATCATGCTAAAACCGGACGGTCAAGTGGCGGCGATGAATCTGCACTGGCGTTGAGTCATGACAATCAACCTCGCCCGCACGTGTGCAGGGGTATCGCTCGCCACGGGAATATCACGCTCTGCCAGTCGCCGCGATTAAAAGACCTCACGCTGCACGGGCGTTGGCGGCAGATGCTCATCTCTGTCATTGACGCCGGGCTACGGCATTGCCGTGTCATTCGCCCTGTGGCCACTGCCCTTCGGGAACAGCACTTGCGCTATTCCCGAAAGGGGATGCTTTGCCCTGCGACGCGCATGATTTAGGGTATCTTACGCGCCACGACGATAAGAATTACCCTATCCAAAGAACGGCGCAGGCGGCAAGAAGACAGTAGCCACCAAAAAGGTGCCACTTATCATGTTCCAGCCAGCCCGCCAGCCAGCGAAGCGCCACTAAACCGGCGATAAAACTGAAAACCATACCCAGCAAACTCGGCAGAACGATGGAGGAAACGGTCGGTGAGACCGCCTTGAGTGCAGTGCTGGCATGGAAAGCGCGCGCCACTTCTTTGACGATAACAATGGGCGTCAGCACAACCGCCAGCGCAAAACTGAATTCTTCTGCGGTTTTTCGGGCAACGCCGACGGATAATGCAGTAGAAATTGTCGCGCCGGAACGGGATAACCCGCGAAAAGGCAGACAAAGTCCCTGCACCATCCCCACAATGACCGACTGGATTAAAGAGAGACGCTGAGTGTGACTTTCTTTTATTCGCGACGAGACAATAATGAGAATGCCCGACACGACAAGCCCGCAAGCAATCAGTTTACTGTTGCTGAACAGTGATTCAATTTCGAAATCTGGCGTATTGCCAGAGAAATAAACCTTGATGATATGTTGCAGGGTTAAGCCGACGATCCCCGTCATCATGGTGGCAATAATAATGCGCAGAGCATAATGTTTAAACGCCGCACCAGAGCTAAAATAGGTGACGCGCCAGGATTTCCAGAAATGAACGATAACAGCAAACATCGTCCCGGTGTGCAGCATAACCAACAGCAATGTCATGTCT contains:
- a CDS encoding LysR family transcriptional regulator, with the translated sequence MKTDFNWDDTRVFLAVARAGTLSGAANALDMGIATLSRRLDRLEKSLAVPLFSRHQSGYRLTDDGEALLERAEALEHAGLAFGEMARLQGNVAGLTRLATSDNLAAYFILPSLNALMEKYPDLRVEVISGVQSVNLHRRDADLAIRMVKPDSGNLTLKRLGIVGFGLYAADACLNGATGVASGHAQYVGWPESHQHLPAARWVTQTLRGSPCRVEANTLAAQLSAVSAGLGLGVLPHFMARKNGLHCVNSDLGVDQTLWLVMHSDLANSRRVRVVADHLITLFDGIKDQLMLP
- a CDS encoding DUF6500 family protein is translated as MRQGMKEKIIRVCDSKIASRGSNAGLSFYAFFANKNDDPELLMEVAHWWIIEMKLDHFEKAEKIRALVQAM
- a CDS encoding helix-turn-helix transcriptional regulator, whose amino-acid sequence is MTRTQRLLELLQILRAHRYPVTALTLSANLKISVRTVYRDIKTLQHQGVCIEGSAGIGYIINSDYHLPPLVFTVQELNALTLGLNWVCHNTDADFKKNAKKAIAKIRAVIPDRLQEHIEYQSYLTGPTERECYGFGDIHHAINERKKITITYSDKNNTVSSRVIWPVALVYMESCWLLAGWCEMRNDFRHFRTDRIKKITVLSTTYPESRAILLKRWRDAEGISLDSEY
- a CDS encoding SDR family NAD(P)-dependent oxidoreductase — translated: MNFHNKVALITGSTTGIGEEVAGQLHRYGARVIIVSRSLHEARQKARSLSPDEKTAIGIECDVADPEQVSSMINHAVDHFGRLDYAVNNAGTTGEHNKTITEQTVDNWNNVISNTLSSVFYCMKYEIPEILKSGGGSIVNLSAVNGLAGIPGLAPYTTAKHGIIGLTRSAALEFACQGVRVNAVAPGYVSTPRINELPENIISAFANSHPMKRMATMTEVADFILFLLSEKSGFCTGGVYPVDGGYLAE
- a CDS encoding efflux RND transporter periplasmic adaptor subunit, which encodes MKSLLFLLGRYALTLIAVAVAIFVAFIFWKQYAQTPWTRDGRVRADVVQIAPDVSGPVSRVAVRDNQWVNQGDVLYAIDPRWLKLAVLSAQADVEAKRHEMLMRQDAARRRALIKGAISGEDIQQTGSAARVAAANYQGALAALELAQLNLSHATVRAPVAGYVTHLRLRPGDYATAGETRVAVVDAHSFWVVGYFEETKLRHIRIGNAAQISLMGFDPLITGHVESIGRGIDDSNDQTGGLGLPDVNPTFSWVRLAQRVPVRIQLDKIPQGIELVAGLSASVSIMP
- a CDS encoding DUF1656 domain-containing protein, which translates into the protein MINDINIGGVFIPGLLLTAFLAVVCTLLLVPLFSCSRLYRRLPLRPLLDVSTYIVTFFLLLQGLTTLGLFA
- a CDS encoding AraC family transcriptional regulator, giving the protein MSSRLAHTLFDPDSTPGPAVARHIDFVDYAAEVPVHTHRKGQLIVARYGAVICRAENDIWIVPPDCAVWIPGGIPHSAKATWNAHLNYLFIEPGAAALPEKCCTLAISPLIKELVDRLTHEDVDYPAQSHVGRLTRVTLDELATMPQQKLSLPVSAHPKIRAMADALVSHPEDRSTFKVWAKRLALSERSLARLMLRETGLTFGRWRQQLHLIIALRELASGVSVQNVAANLGYESVNAFITMFRKTMGSTPAHYFAGRRATDP
- a CDS encoding DUF2913 family protein; this encodes MNNSRPDINHQQKMADTEHFLWCALIALHLSRIDGKTPSPLMEHIFLQNWLVTAKKQRRFPQTVAKDIDYLIQLSRDLGPSAKLGQRLDTLWKTSIIRPQEDSPLSRLTRVIRILKCQGWSDITLKQRSWTAVKHVDINTEAPAIFILGIDLVECFSDAGDLTKSMDILSTGDADILFNAFKTEGLTIKMHPKKQSYFTIEN
- a CDS encoding CidA/LrgA family protein encodes the protein MPAIIMKYIRAFVIIYVCLYLGLFIAPILPVAIPGSILGLIILFVLLSFQIIPERWVNPGCTLLVRYMALLFVPIGAGVIQYTGLLRAQFGLIFVSCLGSTIIVMVVVSYTSHLVHNKHHAKEKS